The Mycobacterium haemophilum DSM 44634 sequence CAGGACATCGCGGGAAAACAGTCAAATCGAATATTCCCTCAACACGCCGCCGGTGCCGCTGAAAACCTTGCTACCGCAGCAGGATTCGTCGGCGCCGAAGGCGCAGTGGCGCCGGGTTACGGCGACCGGGCGCTATTTGCCGGACGTGCAGGTGCTGGCCCGGTTGCGGGTGGTTGATTCAGACCAGGCTTTCGAGGTGCTGGCGCCATTCGTCGTCGACGGTGGACCGACCGTCCTGGTCGACCGTGGTTACGTGCGTCCCGAACCAGGCTCGCATGTGCCGCCAATCCCCCGCCCGCCAGCTGAGGCCGTGAGCATCACGGCCCGGCTACGCGACTCCGAACCGACCGTGAAAGACAAAGGACCGTTCTCCAGGGACGGTGTCCAGCAGGTGTATTCGATTAACACCGAACAGGTCGCAGGGTTGACAAAGGTCCCGTTGGCCGGGTCCTATCTGCAGTTGGTCGACGACCAACCCGGTGGGCTCGGTGTGATCGGCATACCGCATCTCGACGCTGGACCGTTTCTGTCCTATGGCATCCAGTGGATCTCGTTTGGCATCCTCGCGCCAATTGGATTGGGCTATTTCGCCTACGCAGAGATCCGCGCCCGCCGCCAGGAGAAGCTGGCGAAACCGACACAGGCTCCGATGAGCGTCGAGGAGAAGCTGGCCGACCGCTACGGCCGCCGGCGGTAAATCGACAGCCCAGCCAGTAGTACCGCCCCCGCCTGGACCGCCCGCGACAACACCACCGCGCGACGCAGGTCGGCAACGGTAGGCAGTCGGCCGTCGCCGAGGGTGGGCCGAATCTGCAGCTCATGATGGTACTGGGTGGGTCCGCCCAGCCGCACACCGAGTGCCCCGGCGACGGCCGCCTCGACAACGCCCGC is a genomic window containing:
- a CDS encoding SURF1 family protein, encoding MRRLAFLLRPGWIALALVVIAFTYLCFVVLAPWQLGKNTRTSRENSQIEYSLNTPPVPLKTLLPQQDSSAPKAQWRRVTATGRYLPDVQVLARLRVVDSDQAFEVLAPFVVDGGPTVLVDRGYVRPEPGSHVPPIPRPPAEAVSITARLRDSEPTVKDKGPFSRDGVQQVYSINTEQVAGLTKVPLAGSYLQLVDDQPGGLGVIGIPHLDAGPFLSYGIQWISFGILAPIGLGYFAYAEIRARRQEKLAKPTQAPMSVEEKLADRYGRRR